The Chlorocebus sabaeus isolate Y175 chromosome 16, mChlSab1.0.hap1, whole genome shotgun sequence genome window below encodes:
- the KRT28 gene encoding keratin, type I cytoskeletal 28 has product MSLRFSNGSRHVCLRSAAGSVRPPNGGAGFAGSSACGSSVAGSEFSCALGGGLGSVPGGSHAGGALGNAACIGFAGSEGGLLSGNEKVTMQNLNDRLASYLDNVRALEEANAELERKIKGWYEKYGPGSCRGLDHDYSRYHLTIEDLKNKIISSTTTNANVILQIDNARLAADDFRLKYENELTLHQNVEADINGLRRVLDELTLCRTDQELQYESLSEEMTYLKKNHEEEMKALQCAAGGNVNVEMNAAPGVDLTVLLNNMRAEYEALAEQNRKDAEAWFNEKSASLQQQISHDAGAATSARSQLTEMRRTLQTLEIQLQSLMATKHSLEGSLAETESNYCAQLAQIQAQIGALEEQLHQVRTETEGQKLEYEHLLDIKVHLEKEIETYCHLIDGDGNSCSKSKGFGSGSSGNSSKDLSKTTLVKTVVEEIDQRGKVLSSRIHSIEEKTSKMTNGKTEQRVPF; this is encoded by the exons ATGTCTCTCCGATTTTCTAATGGATCCAGGCATGTTTGCTTAAGGTCTGCAGCTGGATCTGTCAGACCACCCAATGGAGGTGCAGGCTTTGCGGGCAGCAGTGCATGTGGCAGCTCTGTTGCTGGAAGTGAATTTTCCTGTGCATTGGGAGGGGGATTGGGCAGCGTTCCTGGTGGGAGCCATGCTGGTGGTGCCCTTGGAAATGCTGCTTGCATTGGCTTTGCTGGAAGTGAAGGGGGACTCCTCTCTGGAAATGAGAAGGTGACCATGCAAAATCTTAATGACCGCTTGGCATCCTACCTGGATAACGTGCGAGCTCTCGAGGAGGCAAATGCTGAATTAGAGAGAAAAATCAAGGGTTGGTATGAAAAATACGGACCTGGATCTTGCCGTGGACTTGATCATGACTATAGCAGATATCACCTAACAATTGAGGATCTTAAGAATAAG ATTATCTCCTCCACTACTACTAATGCTAATGTCATTCTGCAGATTGATAATGCCAGACTGGCTGCTGATGATTTCAGGCTAAA GTATGAAAATGAGCTCACCCTTCACCAAAATGTAGAGGCTGATATCAACGGATTACGGCGAGTCCTGGACGAGCTGACACTCTGCAGGACTGACCAGGAGCTGCAATATGAGTCTCTGAGTGAGGAGATGACATATCTCAAGAAGAACCATGAAGAG GAGATGAAGGCTTTGCAGTGCGCGGCTGGGGGCAACGTGAACGTGGAGATGAACGCGGCCCCCGGGGTAGACCTCACGGTTTTGTTGAACAACATGCGAGCGGAGTACGAAGCCCTTGCAGAGCAGAACCGCAAGGACGCGGAGGCCTGGTTCAATGAGAAG AGCGCCTCGCTGCAGCAGCAGATCTCCCACGACGCAGGCGCAGCCACCTCCGCCCGGAGCCAGCTCACCGAGATGAGGCGCACCCTGCAGACCCTGGAGATTCAGCTGCAGTCCCTAATGGCCACG AAACACTCCCTGGAGGGCTCCTTGGCGGAGACCGAGAGCAACTACTGCGCGCAGCTGGCACAGATCCAGGCTCAGATCGGGGCCCTGGAGGAGCAGCTGCACCAGGTCAGAACCGAGACTGAGGGCCAGAAGCTGGAGTATGAGCATCTCCTCGACATTAAGGTCCACttggaaaaagaaattgagaccTACTGCCACCTGATAGATGGAGACGGAAA TTCATGCTCCAAATCAAAGGGCTTTGGATCAGGAAGCTCTGGGAATTCATCTAAAG atttatCCAAAACCACACTGGTAAAGACAGTGGTTGAAGAGATAGATCAACGTGGTAAAGTTCTTTCATCAAGGATTCACTCCATTGAAGAAAAGACATCTAAAATGACCAACGGCAAGACAGAACAAAGGGTTCCTTTCTAG
- the KRT10 gene encoding keratin, type I cytoskeletal 10, translating into MLSRQKENHASKQTLTHVDTPYQHIHKGLSLSLVAGAPWLNSITMSVRYSSSKHYSSSRSGGGGGGGGSSLRISSSKGSLGGGFSSGGFSGGSFSRGSSGGGCFGGSSGGYGGLGGFGGGSFGGSYGSSSFGGGYGGSFGGGSFGGGSFGGGGFGGGGFGGGFGGGFGGDGGLLSGNEKVTMQNLNDRLASYLDKVRALEESNYELEGKIKEWYEKHGNSHQGQPRDYSKYYKTIDDLKNQILNLTTDNANILLQIDNARLAADDFRLKYENEVALRQSVEADINGLRRVLDELTLTKADLEMQIESLTEELAYLKKNHEEEMKDLRNVSTGDVNVEMNAAPGVDLTQLLNNMRSQYEQLAEQNRKDAEAWFNEKSKELTTEIDSNIEQMSSHKSEITELRRTVQALEIELQSQLALKQSLEASLAETEGRYCVQLSQIQAQISALEEQLQQIRAETECQNTEYQQLLDIKIRLENEIQTYRSLLEGEGSSGGGGRGGGSYGGGYGGGSSGGGYGGGSSGGGYGGGHGGSSGGGYGGGSSGGGSSGGGYGGGSSGGGYGGGSSSGGHGGSSGGGHGGSSGGGGSSGGGHKSSSSGSVGESSSKGPRSAETSWDTNKTRVIKTIIEEVAPDGRVLSSMVESETKKHYY; encoded by the exons ATGCTAAgtaggcaaaaagaaaaccatgCAAGTAAGCAAACTCTAACACACGTGGACACACCCTATCAGCATATACATAAAGGCTTGTCACTGTCCTTGGTAGCAGGCGCTCCCTGGCTAAACAGCATCACCATGTCTGTTCGATACAGCTCAAGCAAGCACTACTCTTCCTCCCgcagtggaggaggtggaggaggaggaggatcatCCCTAAGAATTTCAAGCAGCAAAGGCTCCCTTGGTGGAGGATTTAGCTCAGGGGGGTTTAGTGGTGGCTCTTTTAGCCGTGGGAGCTCTGGTGGGGGCTGCTTTGGGGGCTCATCAGGTGGCTATGGAGGATTAGGAGGTTTTGGTGGAGGTAGCTTTGGTGGAAGCTATGGAAGTAGCAGCTTTGGTGGGGGTTATGGAGGCAGCTTTGGAGGGGGTAGCTTTGGAGGTGGCAGCTTCGGTGGAGGTGGCTTTGGTGGAGGTGGCTTTGGAGGAGGCTTTGGTGGTGGATTTGGAGGAGACGGTGGCCTTCTCTCTGGAAATGAGAAAGTAACCATGCAGAATCTGAATGACCGCCTGGCTTCCTACTTGGACAAAGTTCGGGCTCTGGAAGAATCAAACTATGAGCTGGAAGGCAAAATCAAGGAGTGGTATGAAAAGCATGGCAATTCACACCAGGGGCAGCCTCGTGACTACAGCAAATACTACAAAACCATCGATGACCTTAAAAATCAG ATCCTCAACCTAACAACTGATAACGCCAATATCCTGCTTCAGATAGACAATGCCAGGCTGGCAGCTGACGACTTCAGGCTGAA GTACGAGAATGAGGTAGCTCTGCGCCAGAGCGTGGAGGCTGACATCAACGGACTGCGTAGGGTGCTGGATGAGCTGACCCTGACCAAGGCTGACCTGGAGATGCAGATTGAGAGCCTGACTGAAGAGCTGGCCTATTTGAAGAAGAACCACGAGGAG GAAATGAAAGACCTTCGAAATGTGTCCACTGGTGATGTGAATGTGGAAATGAATGCTGCCCCCGGTGTTGATCTGACTCAACTTCTGAATAACATGAGAAGCCAATATGAACAACTTGCTGAACAAAACCGCAAAGATGCTGAAGCCTGGTTCAACGAAAAG AGCAAGGAACTGACTACAGAAATTGATAGTAACATTGAACAGATGTCCAGCCATAAATCCGAGATTACTGAATTGAGACGTACTGTACAAGCTCTGGAGATAGAACTACAGTCCCAACTAGCCCTG AAACAATCCCTGGAAGCCTCCTTGGCAGAAACAGAAGGTCGCTACTGTGTGCAGCTCTCACAGATTCAGGCCCAGATCTCCGCTCTGGAAGAACAGCTGCAACAGATTCGAGCTGAAACCGAGTGCCAGAATACTGAATACCAGCAACTCCTGGATATTAAGATCCGACTGGAGAACGAAATTCAAACCTACCGCAGCCTGCTAGAAGGAGAGGgaag TTCCGGAGGCGGTGGACGCGGCGGCGGAAGTTACGGCGGCGGCTACGGAGGAGGAAGCTCCGGCGGCGGTTACGGAGGAGGAAGCTCCGGCGGCGGTTACGGCGGCGGCCACGGTGGTAGTTCTGGCGGCGGCTACGGAGGCGGAAGCTCCGGCGGCGGAAGCTCCGGCGGCGGCTACGGGGGTGGAAGCTCTGGCGGCGGTTACGGAGGAGGAAGCTCCAGCGGCGGTCACGGAGGAAGTTCCGGCGGCGGCCACGGAGGCAGTtccggcggcggcggcagctCTGGCGGAGGCCACAAGTCCTCCTCTTCTGGGTCCGTGGGCGAGTCTTCATCTAAGGGACCAAGGTCAGCAGAAACTAGCTGGG ATACTAATAAAACCAGGGTAATCAAGACAATTATTGAAGAGGTGGCACCCGACGGTAGAGTCCTTTCATCTATGGTTGAATCAGAAACCAAGAAACACTACTATTGA